In Lacerta agilis isolate rLacAgi1 chromosome 8, rLacAgi1.pri, whole genome shotgun sequence, one genomic interval encodes:
- the LOC117052347 gene encoding free fatty acid receptor 2-like — protein sequence MTPMKKAVVLAIYTFSFLTGLPSNLLAGYAFLKKVRQKPVPIDIFLFNLTISDLFLLFFLPFKMVEVASDMTWPLPGFLCPLTNFFFYSSIYLSTLFLMAVSVERYLCVAHPVKHKLNRKPTSAIAASIFFWFLACSHCASIVYAVEYHNRTPSDLNITTCYYSFSPEQLRILLPFRLELCLLLFCLPLAITLFCYVNVIRILTTMPNIPPHKKKRAVCLAVATLLNFSIAFAPYNISHIVGFINKESPSWRVETFFLTSLNTTLDPVIFFFSSHTIRRTFGSCWFGMCSKIQAVVSPCCLCCCKTPEGKKAGAGHVTASDLPSGLAGAPTPTPFTTQQRSGSSDD from the coding sequence ATGACACCAATGAAGAAGGCTGTTGTCCTTGCAATCTATACCTTCTCCTTCCTGACGGGCTTGCCTTCCAATCTCCTGGCTGGCTACGCATTCCTGAAGAAAGTGAGGCAGAAGCCAGTGCCCATCGACATCTTCTTGTTCAACTTGACCATCTCTGACCTTTTCCTGCTGTTCTTCTTGCCCTTCAAAATGGTGGAGGTTGCCAGTGACATGACTTGGCCTCTTCCTGGCTTCCTTTGCCCACTCACCAACTTCTTCTTCTACAGCAGCATCTACCTCAGTACCCTTTTCCTCATGGCAGTCAGTGTGGAACGCTATCTCTGTGTTGCCCATCCGGTCAAGCACAAGCTGAATCGCAAGCCAACCTCTGCAATAGCAGCCAGCATCTTCTTCTGGTTCCTGGCCTGCTCCCACTGTGCCAGCATTGTCTATGCTGTCGAATACCACAACAGGACCCCGTCAGACCTTAACATCACCACATGTTATTACAGCTTCTCCCCAGAGCAGCTCCGCATCCTTCTCCCTTTCCGGCTggagctctgcctcctcctcttctgcctgccTCTCGCCATCACCCTTTTCTGCTATGTCAACGTGATCCGCATCTTGACCACCATGCCCAacatccctccccacaaaaagaaACGGGCAGTGTGCCTGGCGGTGGCCACGTTGCTCAATTTCTCCATTGCTTTTGCACCATACAACATCTCCCACATTGTGGGCTTCATTAATAAGGAGAGTCCTTCCTGGAGAGTGGAGACTTTCTTCCTCACCTCCCTGAACACCACCTTGGACcctgtcatcttcttcttctcctcccacacCATCCGACGAACCTTTGGCAGCTGCTGGTTTGGCATGTGTAGCAAGATACAGGCTGTTGTGTCTCCCTGCTGTTTGTGTTGCTGCAAGACTCCTGAAGGCAAAAAAGCAGGAGCTGGACATGTAACTGCTTCAGATCTCCCCAGTGGATTGGCAGGGGCTCCCACCCCTACTCCTTTTACGACTCAGCAAAGATCTGGGTCATCAGATGATTGA
- the LOC117051997 gene encoding G-protein coupled receptor 42-like codes for MEAWVTLVSLVVYGVTILLGLPSNVLALYVFCCRAKARLTPNLIYMMNLCLSDLVFVLFLPLKMLEISKVNWVKPDFVCPLYNLIHFGTIYTSACFLTVVSVGRFLGAAYPIHYQAYKKPCYSCLISLGIWSLVGFHGLLIFALETNRDIPSRLFESNGSSCYSNFSKEQLAVLAPVRLELSVVLFFLPLVITSFCYAGSIRVLVGSHLHMRKKRRAVRVATATLSFFVLCFGPYNVSHVVGFIVMDNVWWRSVAVLPSVCNAFLDPFIFFFLSSAMDDGITKVWHSMMEKCNSIRLKIALAHGKGDSSQGALAIA; via the coding sequence ATGGAAGCGTGGGTGACATTGGTCTCTTTGGTTGTCTACGGGGTTACCATCCTCCTGGGACTTCCCTCCAATGTTCTGGCCCTCTATGTCTTCTGTTGCCGGGCCAAGGCTCGCCTGACCCCCAACCTCATCTACATGATGAACCTTTGCCTGTCGGACTTGGTCTTTGTCCTTTTCCTACCACTCAAGATGCTGGAGATAAGCAAGGTGAACTGGGTCAAGCCGGACTTTGTCTGTCCCCTTTACAACCTGATCCACTTTGGCACAATCTACACCAGTGCCTGCTTCCTGACTGTGGTCAGCGTGGGGCGCTTCCTAGGAGCTGCATATCCCATCCACTATCAGGCTTACAAAAAGCCGTGCTACTCGTGTCTGATCTCCTTGGGGATATGGAGTCTCGTCGGATTCCACGGGCTTCTCATCTTTGCCCTGGAGACCAACAGGGACATCCCATCCAGGCTCTTTGAGAGCAATGGCTCTTCTTGCTACAGCAACTTCAGCAAAGAGCAGCTGGCTGTGTTGGCACCTGTGAGGCtggagctgtccgtggtcctgTTCTTCCTCCCTTTGGTCATCACCTCTTTCTGCTATGCTGGCAGCATCCGCGTCCTGGTTGGGTCGCATCTCCACATGCGAAAGAAACGCCGTGCGGTGCGGGTGGCCACGGCCACGCTCTCCTTCTTTGTCCTCTGCTTTGGTCCTTACAATGTGTCCCACGTGGTGGGCTTCATTGTGATGGATAACGTCTGGTGGCGCAGTGTGGCTGTGTTGCCCAGTGTATGCAATGCTTTCCTGGAccccttcatcttcttcttcctctcctccgcCATGGATGACGGGATCACCAAAGTATGGCACTCCATGATGGAGAAGTGTAATTCCATCCGGCTGAAGATTGCCTTGGCCCATGGGAAAGGAGATAGCAGCCAGGGAGCACTTGCCATTGCCTGA
- the LOC117051998 gene encoding free fatty acid receptor 2-like → MAHKGVVLAFYIFTFLAGLPSNLLACYTFFRKVSQKPVPMDILLLNLTVSDIILLLFLPFKMVEATWDMTWHLPVFLCPLTNFCFYSSIYISTLFLMGVSVERYLCVLYPVKYKLNRRPIHAIAASFFFWLLAYSHCSIVYIVQNCNTTMLPPDKNFSCYEKFSSSQLQILLPVRLEISLLLFWLPFAITLFCYINVIRTLASLPNIPSHKKKRAMGLALVTLLNFTICFAPYNTSHIVGFIQKQSPSWRVDAFLLSALNTTLDPVLFFFSSTAIRRTFSSCWVVLSKRLQTIVSACCSLCCKVPGYDGGDEEDAGAGKTAPNLPSELAQARDSLYQPAERSGDHRSWKSMIQLGASQLASQPPKDADKELGTLKVEWVEEAVKGAECGAASVASSS, encoded by the exons ATGGCACATAAGGGTGTGGTCCTTGCTTTCTACATCTTCACCTTTCTGGCTGGTCTCCCTTCCAACCTCCTGGCCTGCTACACATTCTTCAGAAAAGTGTCTCAGAAGCCTGTCCCCATGGACATCCTCCTGCTCAACTTGACCGTGTCTGATATCATCCTTTTGCTTTTCCTTCCCTTCAAGATGGTGGAAGCCACCTGGGACATGACTTGGCATCTCCCTGTCTTCCTTTGCCCCCTCACCAACTTCTGTTTCTACAGCAGCATCTACATCAGCACCCTTTTTCTGATGGGGGTCAGTGTGGAGCGCTACCTGTGTGTCCTCTACCCTGTCAAGTACAAGTTAAATCGCAGGCCAATTCACGCAATAGCAGccagcttcttcttctggttgttggcctattcccactgcagtattgtctacattgtcCAAAACTGCAACACCACCATGCTGCCTCCTGACAAAAACTTCTCATGCTATGAGAAGTTCTCCTCCAGCCAGCTCCAAATCCTCCTTCCGGTCCGGCTGGAAATCAGCCTTCTCCTCTTCTGGCTACCTTTTGCCATCACCCTGTTTTGCTATATCAATGTTATCCGCACCCTGGCCTCCCTGCCCAACATCCCATCCCATAAAAAGAAACGAGCCATGGGCCTGGCTCTGGTGACTCTGCTCAATTTCACCATCTGCTTTGCTCCCTACAATACATCCCATATTGTTGGCTTCATTCAGAAGCAAAGCCCTTCCTGGAGAGTGGATGCTTTCCTCCTCAGTGCCCTCAACACCACCTTGGACCCcgttctctttttcttctcctctacTGCCATACGGCGGACTTTTTCTAGTTGCTGGGTTGTTttgtccaagaggctccagaccATTGTGTCAGCCTGCTGCTCTCTTTGCTGTAAAGTTCCTGGatatgatggtggtgatgaagaAGATGCAGGAGCTGGTAAAACTGCTCCAAATCTCCCAAGTGAATTGGCACAAGCCAGGGACTCTTTGTACCAGCCGGCAGAG AGATCGGGGGATCATCGCAGCTGGAAGagcatgatccagctgggggctagccagctggcttcCCAACCCCCGAAAGATGCCGACAAGGAGCTGGGGACCCTCAAAGTTGAGTGGGTGGAGGAGGCAGTGAAAGGAGCCGAATGTGGTGCagcttcagtggccagctcctctTGA